The sequence TCATCGCCATAAACGTGGGAGGGGCCATCGTTCCCATAAGCGTGGCCGTCTATGAGATATTCAGGATGGTGTACTTCAGCCGGTGGACCCTTCTCTCCAACACCCTCCTGGCGGTTCTCATAGCTTCTTTCTTCAGCCATGCCGTTGCCAGACCTGTCAGGGGCCTTGGAATAGCCATGCCCCTCTTCCTGCCACCCTTGATGGCCATGTTTCTCGGCTGGCTCCTCGGCGGGAGCAATCCGAATGCCGTTGCCTACATCAGCGGGACCCTCGGTGTTCTGATAGGTGCCGACCTGATGAACTGGAACAGGATCAAGAACCTCGGCGCACCGATGGTCAGCATAGGCGGCGCCGGCACCTTCGACGGCATCTTCCTCGCGGGTATAATTGCCGTCCTCCTGGTATAACGGTGGGTTTTTAAGGGGGGTATTGAACATTCCAGTGGCAAATAGGGGTGATGCTCATGTTCGTGATTGGAAGCGGTGCCAGGCATCTGGAGGACGAGATGAAGGCCCTCGGCGGCAGGATTCTCGATGCCGAGATAAAGCGGTTCCCCGACGGTGAGAAATACGTCCGGGTTCTTGGCTCTTCGGAAGAGGCTACTGTCGTTCAGTCCACATTCAGGCCGCAGGACGAGCACCTGGTCGAGATGATTCTCCTCGCTGATGCCCTGCACGAGAGGGGGGCCCGGAAGCTCAGGGCGGTCGTTCCGTACTTTGCCTACTCGAGACAGGACAGGGTCACGAAGGAA is a genomic window of Thermococcus celericrescens containing:
- a CDS encoding DUF1614 domain-containing protein, which codes for MNRRRLIIPPVSLPVLLVMGVLFVIIFAFFSGVVMAAFEKLGIPPDVAYALFIFALVGSFLNIPIAEETSYEPVVRVREVRFFGIAYPVPFFDWEERRIIIAINVGGAIVPISVAVYEIFRMVYFSRWTLLSNTLLAVLIASFFSHAVARPVRGLGIAMPLFLPPLMAMFLGWLLGGSNPNAVAYISGTLGVLIGADLMNWNRIKNLGAPMVSIGGAGTFDGIFLAGIIAVLLV